One region of Thiomonas intermedia genomic DNA includes:
- a CDS encoding O-antigen ligase family protein — protein MSATSPHPRQKPGVLSNRKIASAPAAAEPAPESADWAGPQLYATLRLLAVPAVFVLSLIVFKLHPGKIGLYGFALVFGILLLVQLRKGPEPLLALVVIYYPLSKLYPVLIAPGVNGTNLLELFLIAVWVTLAFKNKRKLFHSLPFTRLIGVWFFLSVIAIFTAIYNIGLHPFFWNYLLSVRGFFDQFIIFFLVVNLIQDKNMARRLIVYMMFSAAVVFLYGIQEWWFTRGASSIEKSRLLGPIGQPNEFAAQTIYALAPLLAYGAYYFPRWKSLRMAPIVLIGLKVLLAAFSRGAYLAFALELITLSFVKSKKFFVLVLLVVGSIYFFIPSLVPNSMKARVEQTYQDREAGSTIDKSADSRFLLWNAAIEMTKESPIFGKGFDQFHSLVPNYVPGFYEGSTGDATDNQNMFLYTASNMGLPSLITLLLIIGALALRGWSLYRNSTVDIDRIIGLGGITLVAGLIGVNMFGTHIIDTAVDVYFWIYIAIIAHLIGPKKTAVSAPQPHAKQR, from the coding sequence ATGAGCGCGACAAGCCCGCATCCGCGCCAGAAGCCCGGCGTTCTGAGCAACCGAAAAATCGCTTCGGCCCCGGCTGCAGCAGAGCCAGCCCCCGAATCTGCGGACTGGGCCGGGCCGCAGCTTTACGCCACGCTCAGACTGCTCGCAGTCCCGGCCGTCTTCGTGCTGAGCCTCATAGTCTTCAAGCTCCATCCGGGAAAAATCGGCCTTTACGGCTTCGCGCTGGTTTTCGGCATCCTGCTGCTGGTGCAGTTGCGCAAAGGCCCGGAACCCCTGCTCGCCCTTGTGGTGATTTATTACCCGCTCAGCAAGTTGTACCCCGTCCTGATTGCACCAGGCGTCAATGGGACCAATCTGCTCGAGTTGTTTCTGATTGCGGTCTGGGTGACCCTGGCTTTCAAAAACAAAAGAAAGCTGTTTCATTCCCTGCCCTTCACGCGGCTTATCGGCGTCTGGTTCTTTCTGAGCGTGATCGCCATCTTTACGGCTATTTACAACATCGGTCTTCATCCCTTTTTCTGGAATTATCTGTTGTCGGTTCGTGGTTTTTTTGATCAGTTCATTATATTTTTCCTGGTCGTGAATCTGATTCAAGACAAAAACATGGCGCGCAGACTCATTGTCTACATGATGTTCTCGGCCGCCGTGGTATTTCTTTATGGCATCCAGGAATGGTGGTTTACCCGAGGCGCCAGCAGCATCGAGAAATCGCGTCTGTTGGGTCCGATCGGACAGCCCAACGAATTTGCGGCGCAGACCATCTATGCCCTGGCGCCACTGCTGGCTTATGGCGCCTATTATTTTCCGCGCTGGAAGTCCTTGCGCATGGCCCCCATCGTCCTGATCGGGTTGAAGGTGCTGCTGGCCGCCTTTTCGCGCGGCGCCTATCTTGCCTTCGCGTTGGAATTGATCACCCTGTCTTTCGTGAAAAGCAAGAAATTCTTCGTCCTGGTACTGCTTGTCGTAGGGTCGATCTATTTTTTCATTCCCTCACTCGTCCCCAATTCGATGAAGGCCCGCGTGGAGCAGACCTATCAGGATCGTGAGGCCGGTTCCACCATCGACAAAAGTGCCGATTCGCGTTTTCTGCTTTGGAATGCAGCTATTGAGATGACCAAGGAGTCGCCCATTTTCGGCAAAGGTTTCGATCAATTTCACAGCCTTGTGCCAAATTATGTTCCTGGTTTTTACGAAGGTTCAACGGGTGACGCGACCGATAATCAGAACATGTTCCTGTATACCGCTTCCAATATGGGACTGCCAAGCCTCATCACGCTCCTTCTCATCATTGGTGCGCTGGCCTTGAGAGGCTGGTCCCTTTATCGCAACAGTACGGTGGATATCGACCGCATCATCGGCCTGGGAGGCATCACCCTCGTGGCGGGTCTTATCGGCGTGAACATGTTTGGAACCCACATCATCGATACCGCAGTTGACGTTTATTTCTGGATTTATATTGCCATCATTGCGCATTTGATCGGCCCTAAGAAGACCGCAGTTTCCGCGCCCCAGCCCCATGCCAAGCAGCGTTAA
- a CDS encoding glycosyltransferase family 2 protein yields the protein MTLLILFWGAALFITYTYVGYPVLIALLARLRPQVSCPLLDDDGLPRVTVVMAGYNEAARLPGKIANLRALDYPQDKVDILVVSDGSTDATTDVLGNLAGVRVLAYPQRQGKAHALNLALAQVQTEFVVFCDVRQDLEAGSVRRLMSDFCDPTVGAVSGELVHRPSSTQAGQNIGLYWRYEKAIRKAESRFHSTVGATGALYAIRTRDFAPIAPDTILDDFEIPMRITRMGKRTLMEAQAHVYDVLQAESSAEQKRKIRTLTGNFQTFSRHFWLFSPAQNPVWFQFMSHKVFRLLVPYALVITLVTSAFVPGPFYRLALAAQVAFYLLAAAGHWAPALRRNKFVSFAQVFVDMNAAAMLALLRFVQGRADAKWEKT from the coding sequence ATGACCTTGCTCATCCTCTTCTGGGGCGCGGCCCTGTTCATCACCTACACCTACGTCGGCTATCCCGTGCTGATCGCCCTGCTGGCCCGGCTGCGCCCCCAGGTCTCGTGCCCTCTGCTGGACGATGACGGGCTGCCTCGCGTCACCGTGGTCATGGCGGGTTACAACGAGGCGGCACGCCTGCCCGGCAAGATCGCCAATCTGCGGGCGCTCGATTATCCCCAGGACAAGGTCGACATCCTGGTCGTCTCCGACGGTTCGACCGACGCCACCACCGACGTGCTGGGCAATCTCGCGGGCGTTCGGGTGCTGGCCTACCCGCAGCGCCAGGGCAAGGCCCATGCGCTCAATCTCGCTCTTGCCCAGGTGCAGACCGAATTCGTGGTGTTCTGCGATGTGCGCCAGGATCTCGAAGCCGGGTCGGTGCGGCGGCTCATGTCCGATTTTTGCGACCCCACCGTAGGCGCCGTGAGCGGCGAACTCGTGCATCGCCCCAGCAGCACGCAGGCTGGTCAGAACATCGGTCTTTACTGGCGCTACGAAAAGGCCATCCGCAAGGCCGAGAGCCGCTTTCATTCCACGGTCGGCGCCACCGGCGCGCTCTACGCCATCCGCACCCGCGATTTCGCGCCGATCGCGCCCGACACCATCCTCGACGATTTCGAAATTCCCATGCGCATCACCCGCATGGGCAAACGCACCCTCATGGAAGCGCAAGCCCACGTCTATGACGTGCTGCAGGCAGAGTCCTCGGCCGAGCAAAAGCGCAAGATCCGGACGCTGACGGGCAATTTCCAGACCTTTTCGAGACATTTTTGGCTGTTCAGTCCGGCACAGAACCCGGTATGGTTCCAGTTCATGTCCCATAAGGTGTTTCGTTTGCTCGTGCCTTACGCCCTCGTCATCACGTTAGTAACCAGCGCCTTCGTGCCTGGTCCGTTCTATCGCTTGGCCTTGGCCGCCCAGGTGGCGTTCTACCTCCTGGCCGCGGCGGGCCACTGGGCGCCCGCACTGCGCCGGAACAAATTCGTCAGCTTCGCCCAGGTCTTCGTCGACATGAATGCCGCCGCGATGCTGGCCTTGCTGCGGTTTGTGCAGGGACGTGCCGACGCGAAATGGGAAAAGACATGA
- a CDS encoding glycosyltransferase family 4 protein: MKILYLMTEPFGIGGVQSDVLTLTEDLTAKGHIVYVATTDGILLNELIGKGAVHVDIDFHFSAPSQFLRALRQLREVVKREGIELVAPQSVRSSMVAYAALRFTPYGYRVAGTGRRVPIVTTIHNIHNPKNFKWAGRILRQSADFIIFESNYERDRLLAHGLPAEQSAVIHSGIDLDRFSSATRTADFARQYGLEPGRHLIFGIVARLSEEKGHNYLVEAFSKVVQRKPETRLLIVGDGPLLDQTKAQVDRLGLQDTVIFAGMQRDIPSHLALLDVFVLSSTRESFPLSAREAMAAGRCVIAPRIGGCGEVVEDGVTGLLFTAADVDDLAEKMLTLSERDTVAALGQAGRQRAERLFSRHVWVDGDEKVYLDWARLPAPAAASVALS; this comes from the coding sequence ATGAAGATCCTCTATCTGATGACCGAGCCTTTCGGTATCGGCGGTGTGCAGTCCGACGTGCTGACCCTGACCGAAGACCTCACGGCCAAAGGCCACATCGTCTATGTCGCCACCACCGACGGCATCTTGCTGAACGAGCTGATCGGCAAGGGCGCCGTTCACGTGGACATCGATTTCCATTTCAGCGCACCCTCCCAGTTCCTTCGGGCGCTCAGGCAATTGCGCGAAGTCGTCAAACGCGAAGGCATCGAGCTGGTCGCGCCGCAATCGGTGCGTTCTTCCATGGTGGCCTATGCCGCACTGCGTTTCACCCCCTACGGTTATCGCGTGGCGGGCACGGGGCGCCGGGTGCCGATCGTGACCACCATCCACAACATCCACAACCCGAAGAATTTCAAATGGGCGGGCCGCATCCTGCGTCAAAGTGCGGACTTCATCATTTTCGAATCGAACTACGAGCGCGACCGTCTGCTGGCCCATGGTCTGCCGGCCGAACAATCCGCGGTGATCCACAGCGGCATCGACCTCGATCGTTTTTCCTCCGCGACCCGTACGGCCGATTTCGCCCGGCAGTATGGGCTGGAGCCCGGCAGGCATCTGATCTTCGGCATCGTCGCTCGCCTCTCCGAAGAAAAGGGCCACAACTACCTGGTCGAGGCTTTCTCCAAGGTCGTGCAGCGCAAACCCGAAACCCGCCTGCTCATCGTCGGTGACGGGCCCCTGCTCGATCAGACCAAGGCGCAGGTTGATCGCCTCGGCCTGCAAGACACGGTGATCTTCGCCGGCATGCAGCGCGACATTCCTTCCCATCTCGCCTTGCTCGACGTGTTCGTGCTCTCGTCCACTCGCGAATCGTTTCCCCTCTCGGCCCGCGAAGCCATGGCTGCGGGCCGCTGCGTGATCGCGCCGCGCATCGGGGGCTGCGGTGAAGTCGTTGAAGACGGCGTCACCGGCCTGCTCTTCACCGCCGCAGACGTAGACGATCTGGCCGAGAAAATGCTCACCCTCAGCGAACGCGACACCGTGGCCGCTTTGGGCCAGGCCGGACGGCAACGCGCCGAGCGTCTGTTTTCGCGTCACGTCTGGGTGGACGGCGACGAGAAGGTCTACCTCGACTGGGCTCGCCTGCCCGCCCCCGCCGCAGCCTCGGTTGCGCTGTCCTGA
- the ubiG gene encoding bifunctional 2-polyprenyl-6-hydroxyphenol methylase/3-demethylubiquinol 3-O-methyltransferase UbiG, with product MNPIDHNVASEEIEKFSALAHGWWDEHGEFRPLHQLNPHRLQWIRDHVDLQGKSVVDIGCGGGILSESMAAVGAKVTGIDLAEASLQVARLHALDAQLDIDYRLVSAERYAQEVPAQFDVVTCMEMLEHVPDPASILQASASLVRPGGWIFLSTLNRNAKAYLFAILGAEYVMRLLPKGTHDFAKFLQPSELAAMGRRCGLETADIAGLEFQPFSQQFRITQDPSVNYLMALRRPPA from the coding sequence ATGAACCCGATCGATCACAACGTCGCCTCTGAAGAAATCGAAAAATTCAGCGCTCTCGCCCATGGCTGGTGGGACGAACACGGCGAGTTCCGTCCTCTGCACCAACTCAACCCCCACCGACTGCAGTGGATACGCGACCATGTCGATCTGCAAGGCAAGTCGGTCGTGGACATCGGCTGCGGTGGAGGCATCCTCTCGGAGTCGATGGCGGCCGTTGGCGCCAAAGTAACCGGCATCGATCTGGCCGAGGCTTCGCTGCAAGTCGCACGTCTGCATGCACTGGATGCCCAACTCGATATTGATTACCGCCTCGTCAGCGCTGAGCGTTACGCCCAGGAAGTGCCCGCACAGTTCGACGTCGTGACCTGTATGGAAATGCTGGAACATGTGCCCGATCCGGCCTCCATTCTTCAAGCCAGCGCCAGCCTGGTTCGCCCCGGCGGCTGGATTTTCTTGTCAACCCTCAATCGCAACGCCAAGGCCTATCTCTTCGCCATCCTTGGCGCGGAATACGTCATGAGGTTGCTGCCCAAAGGCACCCACGACTTCGCCAAATTTCTACAACCCTCGGAATTAGCCGCCATGGGCCGTCGCTGCGGGCTGGAAACGGCGGATATCGCGGGCCTTGAATTCCAACCTTTCTCCCAACAATTCCGAATCACGCAAGACCCCAGCGTCAATTACCTCATGGCCTTGCGCCGCCCCCCCGCATGA
- a CDS encoding alpha/beta fold hydrolase, with translation MRETTQTFGPQGDLLGTITFPDAAAPSPPRFGVLLFNAGVIHRVGAHRVNVKLARALAADGVATLRFDLHGMGDSLRADGRLSYKEQVVADLHAAMDLLQSSTGARHFALVGFCSGALPSYWSAQADPRVSAIVLYDALSYATSLSVMRYLGLRLMRHGFGPRAWGKWLQVAVRGVGAVVRKITRRLAGGRSSATAQVSDAEIDDDQNIDRLTLGRGLLALTERDVGVMVFSAGTDFSAVNYANQLRQTLGLRNIRHDRLLFAHLHDIDHAVTTRVAQQQWIETVRGGLLQLAPVQPPPSP, from the coding sequence GCCGCCGCGCTTCGGCGTACTGCTGTTCAATGCCGGCGTGATCCACCGGGTGGGGGCGCACCGCGTCAACGTCAAGCTCGCCCGCGCCCTCGCCGCCGACGGCGTGGCTACTCTGCGCTTCGATCTGCATGGCATGGGCGACAGCCTGAGGGCGGACGGCCGACTGTCCTACAAAGAGCAGGTCGTCGCCGACCTGCATGCCGCCATGGATCTTCTTCAGAGCAGCACGGGCGCCCGGCATTTCGCCCTGGTGGGCTTTTGTTCCGGCGCCCTGCCGAGTTACTGGAGCGCCCAGGCCGATCCCCGTGTGAGTGCCATCGTGCTGTACGACGCGCTGAGCTATGCCACGTCGCTGAGCGTGATGCGTTACCTGGGTCTGCGCCTGATGCGGCATGGATTCGGCCCGCGCGCCTGGGGGAAGTGGCTGCAAGTGGCCGTGCGCGGCGTGGGCGCCGTCGTCCGCAAGATCACGCGCCGGCTCGCCGGAGGCCGCTCTTCCGCCACTGCGCAGGTCAGCGACGCCGAGATCGATGACGACCAAAACATCGACCGGCTCACCCTGGGGCGCGGCTTGCTCGCGCTGACGGAGCGCGACGTCGGCGTCATGGTCTTCAGCGCTGGCACCGATTTCAGCGCCGTGAACTACGCCAATCAGTTGCGTCAAACCCTCGGCCTGCGAAACATTCGCCATGACCGTCTGCTCTTTGCCCATCTGCACGACATCGACCATGCCGTAACCACCCGGGTCGCGCAGCAGCAATGGATCGAGACCGTTCGCGGCGGCCTGCTCCAGCTCGCGCCGGTTCAGCCGCCGCCCTCGCCATGA
- a CDS encoding YdcF family protein: protein MKLTLELLFSPVGLTACGLLVLSALVTWHRQPHGLRWLTYAITVLFVMSSMPLFANLALGALERRASQAQVCPPPPPHTVFVVLAGGVDGNPPDAQDYAALKTASLKRLIAAVQLAQRTPGSSLLISGGWGKAVREANLMGALAEQMGFPRHRITLDTASRTTFQTAVNLRERLLQTPPARRYLVTSADHMPRAVMAFAHEGVAVCAWPVDFEALPIQPLDMLTPQISALEKTSRVVHELLGMLYYRLVKFQ, encoded by the coding sequence TTGAAGCTCACCCTCGAACTGCTGTTTTCCCCCGTCGGTCTGACGGCTTGCGGCCTGCTTGTTCTTTCCGCGCTAGTCACCTGGCACCGACAGCCGCACGGTCTGCGATGGCTCACCTATGCCATCACCGTGCTGTTCGTGATGTCCAGCATGCCGCTTTTCGCCAACCTCGCCCTCGGAGCGCTTGAGCGACGCGCAAGTCAGGCGCAGGTCTGCCCTCCGCCGCCGCCGCACACCGTCTTCGTCGTGCTCGCCGGCGGCGTGGACGGCAACCCGCCCGACGCACAAGACTACGCCGCCTTGAAGACAGCCAGCCTGAAGCGCCTGATCGCCGCTGTGCAACTCGCACAGCGCACGCCGGGAAGCTCCCTTCTCATCTCCGGCGGCTGGGGCAAGGCTGTGCGCGAGGCCAACCTGATGGGCGCGCTGGCCGAACAAATGGGCTTTCCCCGCCATCGCATCACGCTCGATACCGCCTCTCGCACCACCTTCCAGACCGCGGTCAACCTGCGCGAACGTCTGCTGCAGACACCGCCTGCGCGCCGCTATCTCGTCACCTCGGCAGACCACATGCCTCGCGCCGTGATGGCCTTTGCCCATGAAGGCGTGGCCGTCTGCGCCTGGCCGGTAGACTTTGAGGCCCTGCCCATCCAGCCCCTGGACATGCTGACACCCCAGATCAGCGCCTTGGAAAAGACCTCGCGTGTCGTGCATGAGCTGCTGGGAATGCTCTACTACAGGCTCGTCAAGTTTCAGTGA
- a CDS encoding glycosyltransferase: MLLVDLMRLRIPGYRYAIVCLIRGGPLEQEFERLGIPVVIFGRRGKLDLGLVFRVASWLRREKAAVVHTHLFTADTYGRLAARLAGVPAVFSTVHNIVNPWKGKGRKLIDRLFARMSTAVVGCSEEVTQTLATRDGIPPRKLISIPNGIDLQKFSSFSGAGVRTEFGLPEDRLLIGIVGRLHEQKAHGDLFHALAQLPQVRDGTLNCLVVGTGDLQDALKQQVQDLGLQNCVIFTSMRTDVPRLVAAMDVFVMSSHWEGLPIALLEAMASSKAVLCTRVGGIPDVVVDADNGLLVGARDVPQFARRLDELLQNAPMRARLGQRARDTVIARFDVSRTAAAYNRLHQQALGLPPEPHPARVAPAE; the protein is encoded by the coding sequence ATGCTTTTGGTCGATTTGATGCGCTTGCGCATTCCGGGCTACCGCTATGCGATCGTGTGCCTCATCCGGGGCGGCCCGCTGGAGCAGGAGTTCGAACGCCTGGGCATTCCCGTGGTGATCTTCGGCCGCAGGGGCAAACTCGATCTGGGTTTGGTGTTTCGAGTCGCGTCCTGGCTGAGGCGGGAGAAGGCTGCGGTCGTTCACACCCACCTGTTCACCGCAGACACCTACGGACGCCTGGCCGCACGACTGGCGGGTGTTCCAGCCGTGTTCTCGACCGTGCACAACATCGTCAACCCCTGGAAGGGCAAGGGCCGCAAGCTGATCGACCGGCTGTTTGCGCGCATGAGCACCGCCGTGGTGGGCTGCAGTGAAGAGGTCACGCAAACGCTGGCCACGCGCGACGGCATTCCGCCGCGCAAGCTGATCTCCATTCCCAACGGCATCGATCTGCAGAAGTTCTCGAGTTTCTCCGGGGCGGGCGTGCGCACCGAGTTCGGCCTGCCGGAAGACCGGTTGCTTATCGGCATCGTCGGCAGGCTGCACGAACAGAAGGCGCATGGCGACCTGTTTCACGCCTTGGCCCAGTTACCGCAGGTGCGTGACGGTACGCTGAATTGTCTGGTGGTCGGTACAGGCGATTTGCAGGACGCGCTCAAACAGCAGGTCCAAGACCTCGGGCTGCAGAACTGCGTGATCTTCACGAGCATGCGCACCGACGTGCCCCGCCTGGTCGCGGCGATGGATGTGTTCGTGATGTCGTCGCACTGGGAGGGGCTGCCGATCGCCCTGCTGGAAGCCATGGCGAGTTCGAAGGCGGTGCTGTGCACGCGCGTGGGCGGCATTCCCGATGTCGTCGTCGACGCAGACAACGGCCTGCTGGTCGGTGCGCGCGATGTGCCCCAGTTTGCCCGGCGCCTCGACGAACTGCTGCAGAACGCCCCGATGCGGGCACGGCTCGGGCAGCGCGCGCGCGACACCGTCATCGCCCGGTTCGACGTTTCGCGTACCGCGGCCGCCTATAACCGGCTCCATCAACAAGCCCTGGGCCTGCCCCCGGAACCCCATCCGGCGCGCGTCGCCCCGGCGGAGTAA
- a CDS encoding polysaccharide deacetylase family protein — translation MRRLLASALLPYARLRNAFSPGLRILMYHRVAQLAAYDQLTVSPERFDQQMQQLAAHKVVSLEVGLQALRAGPLREPLFAVTFDDGYLDNLTEALPILERHRIPATIFVTTQFCDQALSHPRYGDPGAQRLHLDWDEVRRLARTPGITIGSHTRTHPYLPTISDAMAQQEIALSRTEIAEQLHAPVSFFCYPSGDLGPRELALVQQSGYAAAVSVAPGVNRRDADLYQLKRTEITDRDDPAQFRLKLAGAFDPIHRLLHARRTRRFAQKHLKPSASFEATTL, via the coding sequence ATGCGTCGATTGCTTGCCTCCGCGCTGCTGCCCTATGCCCGATTGCGCAACGCGTTCAGTCCCGGACTGCGCATCCTGATGTACCACCGCGTCGCCCAGCTGGCGGCCTACGACCAGCTCACCGTGTCGCCCGAGCGTTTCGATCAGCAGATGCAACAGCTTGCCGCGCACAAGGTCGTCAGCCTCGAAGTGGGGTTGCAGGCCCTTCGTGCCGGGCCGCTGCGCGAACCCTTGTTTGCCGTCACATTCGACGACGGCTACCTCGACAACCTGACCGAAGCGTTGCCCATCCTGGAGCGTCATCGCATTCCTGCCACCATTTTTGTCACCACCCAGTTCTGCGACCAGGCGCTCAGCCATCCCCGCTATGGCGACCCGGGCGCGCAGCGCTTGCACCTCGACTGGGACGAAGTGCGCCGCCTGGCTCGCACCCCGGGCATCACCATCGGCTCGCACACCCGCACCCACCCCTACCTGCCCACCATCAGCGACGCCATGGCGCAGCAGGAAATTGCCCTGAGCCGGACGGAAATCGCCGAGCAGCTGCACGCGCCAGTCTCGTTTTTCTGCTACCCGTCAGGCGACCTTGGTCCACGCGAACTGGCCTTGGTGCAGCAGTCGGGCTATGCCGCAGCGGTCAGTGTCGCCCCCGGCGTCAACCGCCGGGATGCGGATCTGTACCAGCTCAAGCGCACCGAAATCACCGACCGCGACGACCCGGCCCAGTTCCGCCTGAAACTCGCCGGTGCCTTCGATCCGATTCACCGCCTGCTGCATGCCCGGCGCACCCGCCGCTTTGCGCAGAAACACCTCAAACCCAGCGCCTCCTTCGAGGCCACGACGCTATGA
- a CDS encoding polysaccharide deacetylase family protein, translated as MKRLSLLMYHGLYASEAQRLAIDPIDRPYAVSAEAFARQLDLMLAAKIPVIHPRALEGVGEAMPTGVVLTFDDGHASNAELALPLLRQRGLSALFFVTTDFIGQRPGFCTWDQLRELTKNDMVVGGHGQTHRFLSDLPDDALRAELQRSHDRLTQELQTEVRQMSFPGGRYDDRSLRVAREAGYAVLHGSDIGALGPQATPHEGTLPRLAIRAGTPDATVLAYAQADAATLFRARTFSQAKTLAKRLIGNARYHQLYARVKGVPHQQP; from the coding sequence ATGAAGCGGCTGAGCCTTCTCATGTACCACGGCCTGTATGCCAGCGAGGCCCAACGCCTGGCGATCGATCCGATCGACCGTCCCTATGCGGTTTCGGCCGAAGCCTTCGCCAGGCAGCTCGATCTGATGCTCGCCGCAAAAATCCCGGTCATCCATCCTCGCGCCCTGGAAGGCGTGGGCGAGGCCATGCCCACGGGTGTCGTGCTCACCTTCGACGATGGCCACGCCAGCAATGCGGAACTCGCCTTGCCACTGCTCCGGCAGCGCGGCCTCAGCGCGCTGTTTTTCGTCACCACCGACTTCATCGGCCAGCGCCCTGGTTTCTGCACCTGGGACCAGCTGCGCGAACTAACGAAGAACGACATGGTCGTGGGCGGGCACGGACAGACGCACCGTTTTCTCAGCGACCTTCCAGACGACGCGCTGCGCGCCGAGCTGCAGCGATCGCATGACCGCCTCACCCAGGAACTTCAGACGGAGGTCCGGCAGATGTCGTTCCCAGGTGGCCGCTATGACGACCGCAGCCTGCGCGTGGCGCGCGAAGCGGGCTATGCGGTGCTCCATGGTTCGGACATCGGCGCGCTTGGGCCGCAGGCGACACCCCATGAAGGCACCCTGCCCAGACTGGCCATCCGTGCCGGCACTCCGGATGCCACCGTCCTGGCGTATGCCCAAGCCGACGCCGCGACCCTGTTCCGCGCCCGAACGTTTTCGCAAGCGAAAACCCTGGCCAAGCGCCTGATCGGCAACGCCCGCTACCACCAGCTCTATGCCCGCGTCAAAGGCGTGCCCCACCAACAGCCATGA
- a CDS encoding HAD family hydrolase — translation MKNRPPVRACLFDLDGTLADTAPDLAAALNRVRADHGLPPMPLDVLRPMASHGARGLLGIGMQVSPDDARYNPLKDDFLAYYLGAIRVETELFDGVCLLLEQLQRRAILWGIVTNKLSTYTQPLVAQLPWPEPPACIVSGDTAKRPKPAPDPLLYAADALQINPAECVYIGDDLRDIQSAKAAGMQSIAAAYGYCGPSSPNDWGADAIIHHPLDLLTLDLMS, via the coding sequence ATGAAGAACAGGCCTCCCGTACGGGCCTGTCTGTTCGACCTCGACGGCACCCTGGCCGACACGGCTCCCGATCTGGCTGCGGCCCTGAACCGCGTGCGAGCCGACCATGGCCTGCCCCCCATGCCCCTCGATGTCTTGCGCCCCATGGCCTCGCATGGCGCGCGCGGCCTGCTCGGCATCGGCATGCAGGTTTCGCCGGACGATGCTCGCTACAACCCGCTGAAAGACGACTTCCTGGCGTATTACCTCGGCGCCATCCGCGTTGAAACCGAGCTCTTCGACGGTGTCTGCTTATTGCTCGAACAACTGCAGCGGCGTGCCATTCTCTGGGGCATCGTCACCAACAAGCTCAGCACCTATACCCAGCCGTTGGTCGCCCAATTGCCCTGGCCAGAACCGCCGGCTTGCATCGTCAGTGGCGACACCGCCAAACGGCCCAAGCCCGCCCCCGATCCTCTCCTGTACGCCGCCGATGCGCTGCAGATCAATCCCGCCGAATGCGTCTACATTGGCGACGATCTGCGGGACATTCAATCCGCCAAGGCCGCCGGCATGCAGTCCATCGCAGCCGCCTATGGCTACTGCGGGCCAAGCTCGCCCAACGATTGGGGCGCAGACGCCATCATCCACCACCCCCTTGATTTACTGACCCTGGACCTCATGTCCTGA